The following nucleotide sequence is from Acetivibrio cellulolyticus CD2.
AAGATGCTGTATCTTGATAGGCGTATGGTATTCTTCGGAAGCTATGCTGAGTTTTGTAAATCAAAAGATATGACAGAGTATTTTGGTTTCTTTGCTCAACATCATTTTTGTTGGAGGCATGCAGATGGAAAATGTGATTTTATTGATAATTGAATCGTTTACTTATGATTTTATCCTCAAAGCATTGTTGGTAGGGTCGCTTATTTCAATATGCTGCTCATTTTTAGGAATATTTCTTGTACTTAAAAAGCACGCTATGATTGGAGACGGACTCGCACATGTAAGCTTTGCAACGGTAGCAATTGCACTGCTGCTTTCGGCATCTCCATTACTGGTTTCCATACCGTTGGTAATTCTTGCTTCTTTTCTAATATTAAAGCTCAATGAAAAAGCAGATCTTCATGGAGATGCAGCAATTGGTCTTGTATCTTCTTTTGCAGTGGCAGCAGGTGTACTCATTTCAAGTGTGGCAAACGGGTTTAATGTTGATTTGTTCAGTTATCTGTTTGGAAGTATACTTGTAATAGGTGATTTGGATGTAATTCTTTCAGTCATATTGTCAGTTGTAGTGATTATTGTAATAGTGATTTTCTATAATGATTTGTTTGCTGTTACATACGATGAAGAGTTTTCAAGGGTTATTGGCCTAAAGACACGCACAATGAACTATCTTATATCGGTCCTTACTTCAATTACAATTGTTCTTGGCATACGGGTTGTAGGAACAATGCTGATTTCAAGCATGATTATATTTCCTACAGTTACAGCCCTGCAACTGTCAAAAGGGTTTAAAAGCACCATACTTGTTTCATCGGTTGTATCTGTCACATGCGTAATATTAGGAGTAATCGTTTCATTTGTTTTTAATTTGCCGACCGGTGCGACTATAGTTGGGTTGAATGCTGTTTGCTTTGCTATTTTCTTTACAATTAAGAAATTGAGTCTTATATAGATGATATTATATAGAGATAACAAGTTGTCGTTTTTGTTTGCAAAGGATGATGAGAATGGGTCAGAGTAATAACAGGGAATTGTTTAATGATAAAGGAATAAAGTTTACAAATCAAAGGAATATAACCTTTAATGTATTACGGCAGGCGGATTTACCAATAACTGCAGAACAAGCATTTATGAAGGCTAAACAGGTTGATTCAACGATAAGTTTATCTACTGTATATAGGATTCTTGATATGTTTGTAAGCAAGGGACTGGTTCTCAAATCAAATATTTTGGATGATAATAAGGCTATGTTTGAACTTAACAGAATGGAACACAAGCATCATTTGATTTGTATAGGATGTAAGAAAATCATAGTGATTGACAACTGTCCGTTGGAGGTATATGAAAAGACTTTAGAACAAAAGACCAAGTATCAGATTACAGCCCATAAGCTGGAGATATTTGGCTTTTGCCAGTTGTGTCAGGAAAAAGGGGGAGAAATACAATGTTAAAAACAAGTATTAATATAATTTCCGGCTTTCTTGGAGCAGGGAAGACAACCCTGATAAAAAAGCTGTTATCTGAAGAACTGAAAAATGAGAAAGTTGCAATTATAGAGAATGAATTCGGTGAAATTGGTATAGATGGAAACATACTAAAGGAAACAGGTGTTTCGGTCAGGGAAATCAATTCGGGCTGTATTTGCTGTACCTTGGTGGGAGACTTCAGTAAGGCAATAAAGGATATTATTGAAAGCTATCACCCAGACAGAATTATCATTGAACCTTCAGGTGTCGGCAAGCTTTCCGATGTGGTCAAGGCTTGTGAAGCAAGGGAAATCAGTCATCTTGTCGAGGTGAAAATAAAACTGGCAGTTGTGGATGCTTCAAAGTATCAGATATATATCAGAAATTTCAACGAGTTTTATGAAAACCAGATAAAAAGTGCGAAAACAATAATTTTAAGTAGAACAGATGTCATAGATGCTCAAAAGCTTCAAAAGGTGATTAAAGAAATCCGTGAAATAAATCCAAATGCGGAAATTGTAACTACACCATGGCCTGAGATTCCAGCAGTAAAGCTTTTGGAGCTTGCAGAGCATGGGGATGAGGAGATAAGGAAGGTATTGGTAAGTATTTCAAAGTGCAGTGGAAATCATAATCAACATCATGACCAAAGCAAATGTGAATGTAATTCCCATGATGGGCACAGCAATTGTGGGTGCAAATCCCATGACGACCAACACAATCATAATGCGGATGATATATTCCAGGTGTTTGGAGAAGAAACGACGGAGATATTTTCTTTTACAAAGCTAAAAAACTGCAT
It contains:
- a CDS encoding metal ABC transporter permease, whose amino-acid sequence is MENVILLIIESFTYDFILKALLVGSLISICCSFLGIFLVLKKHAMIGDGLAHVSFATVAIALLLSASPLLVSIPLVILASFLILKLNEKADLHGDAAIGLVSSFAVAAGVLISSVANGFNVDLFSYLFGSILVIGDLDVILSVILSVVVIIVIVIFYNDLFAVTYDEEFSRVIGLKTRTMNYLISVLTSITIVLGIRVVGTMLISSMIIFPTVTALQLSKGFKSTILVSSVVSVTCVILGVIVSFVFNLPTGATIVGLNAVCFAIFFTIKKLSLI
- a CDS encoding CobW family GTP-binding protein, translating into MLKTSINIISGFLGAGKTTLIKKLLSEELKNEKVAIIENEFGEIGIDGNILKETGVSVREINSGCICCTLVGDFSKAIKDIIESYHPDRIIIEPSGVGKLSDVVKACEAREISHLVEVKIKLAVVDASKYQIYIRNFNEFYENQIKSAKTIILSRTDVIDAQKLQKVIKEIREINPNAEIVTTPWPEIPAVKLLELAEHGDEEIRKVLVSISKCSGNHNQHHDQSKCECNSHDGHSNCGCKSHDDQHNHNADDIFQVFGEETTEIFSFTKLKNCIGQLADEDRFGKVLRGKGLIKTDSGWKKFDYVPEEQTFIDIEPEFTGRLCIIGAGLNKNAISDLFNEVKL
- a CDS encoding Fur family transcriptional regulator, yielding MGQSNNRELFNDKGIKFTNQRNITFNVLRQADLPITAEQAFMKAKQVDSTISLSTVYRILDMFVSKGLVLKSNILDDNKAMFELNRMEHKHHLICIGCKKIIVIDNCPLEVYEKTLEQKTKYQITAHKLEIFGFCQLCQEKGGEIQC